The Zea mays cultivar B73 chromosome 7, Zm-B73-REFERENCE-NAM-5.0, whole genome shotgun sequence DNA segment GTTTGAAATGGCCTGGCAACAAGATCATTACGTATTTCATATGTCTCTCCTGAAAGAAGTCGTTGCATTATAAGGAAACAAACAAGCAGCAAAAAATACAAATCAGTAATGAAGCAATATCCATACCCAAATCTAGTGCAACTAATTCAACTTTTAGCTCAATTTGACTCGTTCTACGATGGACTTGAAGCAGATCCTCGACATCATCCCTGATGCAGGGTGGTACAAACACAGTAGGAGGCTTCAAGTTGTAGAGGCCACGGGTAGCTATGTACATTGGAAGACCACCCTGCACGATCAGCACAGCAGAAATTGATGTGGTATTGTGGTAATCATCAGTGCGTCATTAATAGTTTTATAGTAGTTTTGTAAGAGCTGGACTTAGCAATGGCGCATGTAAACCTTAGGTGTTAGAGGTGTATAAGCAAACAAAGCAAAAGCAGAAATAGAGCCTGCAAATATGAAAACAGGGCCCGTGGCGCTCACGATGTGGTCGAGGTGGGCGTGGGTGATAAAGAGATAGTCCTGGCTGACGGCGAACTGCGGCCCGCGGCCGATGTCGAACGCCACGTTCAGCGACGGCACGGTGATGCAGGTCTCGTGCCCGCCCACCGAGATCCCTTCGATGGCGTACCCTTCCACCTCCACGCCCTTGCGCTGCACCTGGGCGCGCGCGCGCCGGTACTCCTCCTCGTCCGCCATCGCGCGGTCCAACACCGACAGAAGCCCAGCCCCCTTGCTTCCGCCTCTGCGGCTGCCGCTGGTGGCGGTGGAGGACTCCACTGGCTTCCTAGCGGCGAGGATCTGGAACCGGGGGCCATGGGCAGAGGTGCGGGAGAGGACACGGAGCGATGGGAGGGAGAAGAGAGAGGCGGTAACCATTTACAAGCTGCGAATTCGGGAGGCGGGATGAACGGTGGCGAGTCGCCGATGGCGAGAGTCGGGACCGCGGGGTTCTGGGTTTTGGACTCGGTGAGACGGTGAGCTCCAGAGCATGCTGGAGGATAACGAGTTGTATTTGCATCGCCGCCCCTGTATTGTTGCAATATCTGCTAGCCTCGCTGTAGTTGAGTGCATATCGTTACACCGTTAGTttaagggaaatttggatccataccattaaaagatcaccactttggatccataccattactatctcacttacaaatgggtccacatgagtcaatgacatgtggagtccatggtatatatctaaagtttggatcttttaatggtatagatccaattgttccttagTTTAAATATATGACGAGATTAAGTAAGTTGGTGTAGGTAGTCGTACACCGTCTCCAACAAGACCTATATTTACGCCATGCTTATAGTGCCAAGGGGGCATGACAACAGAGTCTCAATAATAACAACCCACGTATCAGAAAGGATAAGACAACACGTCTAGTACA contains these protein-coding regions:
- the LOC100217092 gene encoding nuclear ribonuclease Z isoform X4; this encodes MVTASLFSLPSLRVLSRTSAHGPRFQILAARKPVESSTATSGSRRGGSKGAGLLSVLDRAMADEEEYRRARAQVQRKGVEVEGYAIEGISVGGHETCITVPSLNVAFDIGRGPQFAVSQDYLFITHAHLDHIGGLPMYIATRGLYNLKPPTVFVPPCIRDDVEDLLQVHRRTSQIELKVELVALDLGETYEIRNDLVARPFQTYHTIPSQGYVIYSIRRKLKKQYAHLKGSQIMKLKQSGTEITDTILYPEVAFTGDTKSDFILDPRNADALRAKVLITEATFLDDHVDVEHAREHGHMHLSEIMEHFQWFRNETIVLTHFSNRYSLEDIRQAVSRLQPKLNSKFPKQGGRTVYYNALGNWTAGYAKCIYSCSWSPA
- the LOC100217092 gene encoding nuclear ribonuclease Z isoform X3, which gives rise to MVTASLFSLPSLRVLSRTSAHGPRFQILAARKPVESSTATSGSRRGGSKGAGLLSVLDRAMADEEEYRRARAQVQRKGVEVEGYAIEGISVGGHETCITVPSLNVAFDIGRGPQFAVSQDYLFITHAHLDHIGGLPMYIATRGLYNLKPPTVFVPPCIRDDVEDLLQVHRRTSQIELKVELVALDLGETYEIRNDLVARPFQTYHTIPSQGYVIYSIRRKLKKQYAHLKGSQIMKLKQSGTEITDTILYPEVAFTGDTKSDFILDPRNADALRAKVLITEATFLDDHVDVEHAREHGHMHLSEIMEHFQWFRNETIVLTHFSNRYSLEDIRQAVSRLQPKLNSKTFSSFQNKVEEPCITMLWGTGQRDTQSAYTHAHGVLHRMEYDRQALKWHMWSTHQDLCAPG